One stretch of Thermoproteota archaeon DNA includes these proteins:
- a CDS encoding histidine kinase, translated as MVYVRAKTVKGDKYLYLVKSKWDSKKNTSRQEIIKYLGKASLVKLNDVPEDYRKDPKILSFLTTHSGENVEKNQKLIDKVKKELFNALTKGDLDRCLDIFESFEKTNTLNVFYDSILKPVMYKIGDLWESNELSVATEHVSSNIAKELVSIITERNSVIKKKDKILVCTPSGEEHNLGCNVIQSFLQSKGYHVYNISPSAPTESVLSFISDKKPHAVFVSITLEDNIKSGQRLVSKINSQYKVPVLVGGQAVEGKDYKFDGEIIQNQPLEKIPRIIKQAMK; from the coding sequence ATGGTGTATGTTAGAGCTAAAACAGTAAAAGGAGACAAGTATCTTTATCTTGTCAAAAGCAAATGGGATTCTAAAAAGAATACTTCACGACAAGAGATTATCAAGTATCTTGGCAAAGCATCACTTGTAAAATTAAATGATGTTCCTGAAGATTACCGCAAAGATCCAAAAATCCTTTCTTTTCTGACAACACATTCAGGAGAAAACGTAGAAAAAAATCAAAAGCTCATTGATAAAGTCAAAAAAGAACTGTTCAACGCATTAACCAAAGGTGATCTTGATAGATGTCTTGACATCTTTGAATCATTTGAAAAAACAAACACTCTCAACGTTTTTTATGATTCAATTCTCAAACCCGTAATGTATAAGATTGGAGATTTATGGGAATCAAACGAATTAAGCGTTGCCACAGAGCATGTATCAAGCAACATTGCAAAAGAGCTTGTTAGCATTATTACAGAAAGAAATTCTGTAATAAAGAAGAAAGACAAAATTCTTGTCTGTACTCCATCAGGTGAAGAACATAATCTTGGATGTAATGTCATTCAATCATTCTTACAAAGCAAGGGATATCATGTTTACAACATATCTCCATCTGCTCCAACAGAATCTGTCCTAAGTTTTATCAGTGACAAAAAGCCACATGCAGTCTTTGTTTCCATAACACTTGAGGACAACATAAAATCTGGACAGCGCTTGGTTAGTAAAATTAATTCACAATATAAGGTACCTGTATTAGTAGGAGGACAAGCAGTTGAAGGAAAGGACTACAAATTTGATGGAGAGATAATTCAAAATCAACCGCTTGAAAAGATTCCTCGTATTATCAAGCAAGCAATGAAATGA
- a CDS encoding DUF1722 domain-containing protein, producing the protein MLKEIPSPKVDNLSLVDIHQFVYERFFEAKNHSDLNELIRFHTNNKYLFMAHSPNQLNKLGNLVANKSRDNPKEVFEKYYLIMRSLLQKNPTNRSHLNTIYHIVGHFSKDLTREQKNEFSKMVENLKRDEKELRNILLTLKNWTMKFDKRYLIRQTYFLLFT; encoded by the coding sequence ATGTTGAAAGAGATACCATCCCCCAAAGTAGATAATCTGTCACTTGTCGACATTCATCAGTTTGTTTATGAAAGATTTTTTGAAGCAAAAAACCACAGTGATTTGAATGAGCTAATACGATTCCATACAAACAACAAGTATTTGTTTATGGCACATAGTCCAAACCAGCTAAATAAGCTTGGTAATTTAGTTGCAAACAAAAGCAGAGATAATCCTAAAGAGGTCTTTGAAAAATACTATCTCATTATGAGAAGTCTTTTACAAAAAAATCCTACAAATAGATCACATCTTAATACAATTTATCATATAGTTGGACACTTTTCAAAAGATCTTACAAGGGAACAAAAAAATGAATTTTCAAAGATGGTAGAAAATCTGAAGAGAGATGAAAAAGAATTAAGAAATATTCTATTAACATTAAAAAATTGGACTATGAAATTTGACAAGAGGTATTTGATTAGACAGACATATTTTTTGTTATTTACATAA
- a CDS encoding peptidase has translation MKTKIAVIATVLVLLPLAQSASAEVPAWIKTNAGWWADGQIGDSDFVQGIQFLIKEGILVVPTTSVSGEKSDVVPDWVKTSAAWWSDGLVSDDEFVNGLQHLMKIGIISVQTDSMAEDTVKSASVESSDNSKVAALQAELEACQEITKAYKRLDCEKEVKEKLTLIEYKENSTPYNVGPVTFYYPGVEFEISSSGQALLTVKMLAENTGSSDNVALSCTGPAICSYDVTDGSKAYKYSGMDFTNGQIVLKPGEAKEFTMLFGPNIGYGGTTFEYDSSKSYSFRINEPWGSMNIPLDLG, from the coding sequence ATGAAAACAAAAATCGCTGTTATTGCTACTGTTTTGGTACTACTACCACTTGCACAAAGTGCAAGCGCAGAAGTACCAGCATGGATTAAGACCAATGCAGGTTGGTGGGCGGATGGACAAATCGGAGATTCTGATTTTGTACAAGGAATTCAATTCTTGATAAAGGAAGGAATTCTAGTTGTTCCTACAACAAGTGTATCTGGTGAGAAATCTGATGTCGTACCTGACTGGGTAAAAACCAGTGCAGCATGGTGGTCAGACGGTTTGGTTAGTGATGATGAATTTGTAAATGGATTACAGCATTTAATGAAGATTGGAATTATCTCTGTACAAACCGATTCAATGGCTGAGGATACAGTAAAGAGCGCTTCAGTAGAATCTTCTGATAATTCTAAAGTCGCTGCATTGCAAGCAGAGCTTGAAGCATGTCAGGAAATTACAAAGGCATACAAGAGATTAGATTGTGAAAAAGAAGTTAAAGAAAAATTAACTTTGATTGAATACAAAGAAAATTCAACTCCATATAATGTTGGACCTGTCACTTTCTATTATCCTGGAGTCGAGTTTGAAATAAGCTCCTCTGGTCAAGCACTCTTAACTGTTAAAATGCTAGCAGAAAATACAGGATCAAGTGATAACGTCGCACTCTCATGTACAGGCCCCGCAATATGTAGCTATGATGTTACAGATGGCTCAAAAGCATACAAGTATTCTGGAATGGACTTTACCAACGGTCAAATTGTTTTGAAACCAGGTGAAGCAAAAGAATTCACAATGCTCTTTGGACCAAACATTGGTTATGGAGGAACAACTTTCGAATATGATTCATCAAAGAGTTATTCTTTTAGAATCAATGAGCCATGGGGAAGTATGAACATCCCATTAGATTTGGGATGA
- a CDS encoding AAA family ATPase: MWSEKHRPQSISEMVGNEEARAAIVEWFAKWKKGTKPLLLVGPPGIGKTTIANLSAKQFGYDMIGLNASDVRSKAQINDILSPVLGNVSVLGTPMIFVDEVDGIHGRSDYGGTEALINILKEPTVPMILAANSDSSDKMKSIKKVTKSIVFRPIPPRLLRLYLENIIKKEGAKISPGSVIKVIDESRGDIRSMINMTQSMVTGFNPSTEKSFETLNIEDGINAFFKSNTLDEARIVLYSMQIDPREKIIAFYSSIVTSRISNDDMQNMLQVVSEADILYGKIMKNQEWRLLRYLDAILIKLYKKDTSIRYNKFNLSWPLLNRLRWDGKNIKAFATVMAKQMHISRSTFGTFYLPYLLFCLKNKQFNFPLEESFGELVEKEMELIK; encoded by the coding sequence ATGTGGTCAGAAAAACATAGACCTCAAAGCATTTCTGAAATGGTTGGAAATGAAGAGGCACGCGCAGCAATTGTAGAGTGGTTTGCAAAATGGAAAAAGGGAACAAAACCCCTCTTGTTAGTGGGACCGCCGGGAATCGGTAAAACAACGATTGCAAATTTGTCTGCAAAACAATTTGGTTATGACATGATTGGTCTCAATGCAAGTGATGTCAGAAGCAAAGCTCAGATTAATGATATTCTTAGTCCTGTACTTGGGAACGTCAGTGTCTTGGGTACTCCAATGATCTTTGTTGACGAAGTTGACGGAATTCACGGCCGCTCAGATTACGGTGGTACAGAAGCATTGATCAACATTCTAAAAGAACCGACAGTTCCAATGATACTTGCAGCAAATTCTGATTCTTCTGATAAGATGAAGAGCATCAAAAAAGTGACAAAATCTATCGTGTTTAGACCAATTCCGCCTAGACTCTTACGCCTCTATCTTGAAAATATAATAAAAAAAGAAGGTGCAAAAATCTCCCCAGGCTCTGTGATTAAAGTCATCGATGAATCACGCGGGGATATCCGCTCCATGATAAATATGACTCAGTCTATGGTTACTGGGTTTAATCCGTCCACTGAAAAGTCATTTGAGACATTAAATATTGAAGATGGAATCAATGCGTTTTTCAAATCAAACACACTAGATGAGGCAAGAATTGTTTTGTATTCTATGCAGATAGACCCACGAGAGAAGATTATTGCATTCTATTCTAGTATTGTGACTAGCAGGATTTCAAATGATGACATGCAAAACATGCTTCAGGTAGTATCTGAGGCTGACATCCTATATGGAAAAATAATGAAGAACCAAGAATGGAGATTACTGCGTTATCTTGATGCTATTCTGATTAAATTATACAAAAAAGATACATCCATTCGTTATAACAAATTCAATTTATCCTGGCCCCTTTTGAATCGATTACGTTGGGATGGTAAAAACATCAAGGCATTTGCAACTGTAATGGCAAAACAGATGCACATTTCACGTAGTACATTTGGTACGTTTTACCTACCGTATTTGTTATTCTGTCTAAAGAATAAACAATTTAACTTTCCTCTAGAGGAAAGTTTTGGTGAACTCGTTGAAAAAGAGATGGAGCTAATAAAATGA
- a CDS encoding FAD-dependent oxidoreductase — MKDEVIIIGAGVSGLSSAALLVKEKIPVRIFEKSPKVGGRTTSTSYKGHILDNGFHIMPFYKTSAVYKVLEEIGIVSDLKLSIVDDITFFQEKKFHKYPKGILDFFQLSIVPMKSRLKLLRILLPMAFTSMEKAQELDSKSLTEITKAMDEKTRSFFDAVCMLAFADTPDHVSLGEFVRTIIRANPFKGGTSEFGYPSEGGYDKISKILEEYVKNNGGIVNLSTPIKKIVIQNNYVKGVVLESGEFFPSNCVIVSNPAYIAVKKFFDDEVFDKKFLSKVEKLNKTTSVIEVHFCLSKKIDSRQIVFPVGSSYTAKGVFFITNIAPSVSPKGEHLVMAGTPVPSEYTDNPQMIREVVDRMKADISQIYPDFKENLLWEKPMAWKLVEAVVKEPGLVWKQKMPHNIEGIKGLFFVGDSTISYGIGTDSAAHSSMLCHPKIINHLKEKSEQEIQIKQN; from the coding sequence ATGAAAGATGAAGTAATAATTATTGGTGCAGGTGTAAGTGGATTATCATCTGCGGCATTATTGGTAAAAGAAAAAATTCCAGTCAGAATATTTGAAAAATCTCCTAAAGTTGGTGGTAGAACAACATCTACTAGTTACAAGGGACATATTTTGGATAATGGATTTCATATTATGCCATTTTACAAAACGTCGGCAGTTTACAAAGTATTAGAAGAGATAGGAATAGTTTCTGATTTAAAATTATCAATTGTCGATGATATTACTTTTTTTCAAGAAAAAAAATTTCATAAATATCCAAAAGGTATTTTGGATTTTTTTCAATTATCAATTGTTCCAATGAAGAGTAGACTAAAGCTGTTAAGGATACTTTTGCCAATGGCATTCACTTCGATGGAAAAAGCTCAAGAGTTAGATTCAAAATCATTAACTGAAATTACAAAAGCGATGGATGAGAAAACAAGATCTTTTTTTGATGCAGTGTGTATGTTAGCTTTTGCTGATACACCTGATCATGTATCACTTGGGGAATTTGTACGAACAATAATCAGGGCTAATCCGTTTAAGGGCGGAACAAGTGAGTTTGGTTATCCATCAGAAGGTGGATATGACAAAATTTCAAAGATATTAGAGGAGTATGTCAAAAATAATGGTGGAATAGTGAACCTATCTACCCCAATAAAAAAAATTGTAATACAAAATAATTATGTAAAGGGAGTCGTACTAGAAAGTGGAGAGTTTTTCCCATCAAACTGTGTGATAGTCTCTAATCCAGCATACATTGCCGTAAAGAAATTCTTTGATGATGAAGTTTTTGATAAAAAATTCTTATCCAAAGTTGAAAAACTAAACAAGACAACATCAGTAATTGAGGTACATTTTTGTCTCTCAAAAAAGATTGATTCTAGACAGATTGTTTTTCCTGTAGGAAGCAGCTATACTGCAAAAGGTGTTTTTTTTATCACAAACATTGCACCATCTGTATCTCCTAAAGGAGAGCATCTAGTCATGGCAGGCACTCCTGTTCCATCTGAATATACCGACAATCCACAAATGATTAGAGAAGTGGTAGACAGAATGAAGGCAGATATTTCTCAGATTTATCCTGATTTTAAGGAAAATCTCCTTTGGGAGAAACCAATGGCATGGAAATTAGTTGAAGCAGTTGTAAAAGAACCGGGATTAGTCTGGAAACAAAAGATGCCGCATAACATAGAGGGAATCAAGGGATTATTCTTTGTGGGAGATTCAACCATTAGCTATGGAATAGGTACTGACTCTGCAGCACATAGTTCTATGTTATGTCATCCAAAGATAATCAATCATTTGAAAGAAAAATCAGAGCAAGAGATTCAGATTAAACAAAATTAA